The Hymenobacter sp. GOD-10R genome includes a window with the following:
- a CDS encoding PA14 domain-containing protein: protein MKNRFTVLVSWLTLLCSYGLSPGAWAQTVIFNASPSAQPGEAISLQGNFSATAKVYLSAGSASPVAVPILTQMAGQATVQVPSNLGVNVYQVWVDDNGQASPRVYVNQAQGHHFDSPEVSPGGRMRLFGRNLQLGGGGAQVRFVGSGGGDAQVDASQSDAYTLVFNAPTSLQAGVTYQVVVSNGRGAETTVEQTVKGINGGSDYFNLGVGWAPKINYSGNVYNVKTDGRLSKKASGNGYDNDWDAVQGAIDKASNDGGGVVYLPAGTYKLAPGGGGSLIMRNRVVVRGAGKDQTTIKYGYGWPSSDKWGLIWGDTQQSGLADLSLQNVNESGFWIQNMTGRGTEVFMQRIRFDLGQGDWLWWANSNKLVIANSDFTQGVDDKAGYHGPIQLNGCTNFIVANNNFTYAVDGLNLNGAHEGVFENNKVYRDGSARYPSYLVNHVLILNFAQNVAVTNNLFKVINGPAQNSNDGEAIIAEGGGSGGGRADEDAGTVTAAWGNMLQDNGKWWGQPQKNPVVAIVSGNGTGQVRNIVSRNGNALTLDRAWDVVPSSGSRYAIFNWGSRNWLVEGNTFEGNRRGITLYQNATSQVAIVNNTLTNSGSIDLTPFQGTAGYQQFVPMFNNQIVGNNVGGTDGSNGVFIGVHAVQHLQANTFGTAVINLEVRGNTLTAHTPNVPAIVDDSYPEGYLNFLQFQQGGSRYNDEKIPAVLGSIFQNNTAINCANAVYLNSGSYGTLVCNTNLINTPNLMLDNRITGVSHTSVGTASCLGSTVSSLRTPENPDNTEAGLTYNYYEGFWNRMPDVNSISPLKSGTVNSFDLGMRQRDYSYLIRYSGYITVPADGQYTFFSSSDDGSRLYIGSTMVLDNDGPHEEKEASGSIGLKAGTHAFSVEYWQSAGSQVFDVTYLGPGVQKQPVTSAVLRRGTGGLRNPENPTVTTAGLDYKYVEGSWSTIPDFGGLAATKTGTTTAFELTPRQRNTSYAMQYTGYITVPTDGQYTFFTGSDDGSKLYIGSTQVVDNDGMHGYVEKSGTIGLKAGTHALTVSYVQGTGGQSLDVSYVGPNISKQAVPASALRRSTMVASSSDLRDPENPNNTTNGLDYKYYEGYWSSFPDMNSVNPVKTGVTTSFDLGPRQRDYSYVMQYTGYITVPTDGRYTFFTGSDDGSELYIGSTQVVDNDGLHEYREQSGTIGLKAGTHAFTVLYLQGAGNQTLNVSYLGPNITKQAIPSSALVRTASGTNPGPSTSLRVPENPSNTVAGMDFKYYEGFWSQVPNFNNLTPVSTGTAAIPNLDGRQRDYNYGLMYTGYVTVPTDGLYTFTTGSDDGSELFIGSTQVVDNDGIHSYIEKSGTIGLQAGTHAITIAYAQGIGGQNLTVSYAGPNFAKQVIPASALKRSTTGTIYPTLTSSNLRVPENPANTVSGIDYKYYEGFWNSLPNFDGLNVVKSGTLGAPGLDPRQRDYGYAIRYTGYITVPTDGQYTFYSSSDDGTQLLIGSTLVVNNDGLHDAGKWQSGSIGLQAGTHAFTVTYLQQGGGQVLNLAYEGPGQGRQSVTGNMMRRVNGSSLTETTGRSVLGSSSANGLSVYPNPNEGAFTVEFSSKVTQAATLTLTDNLGRVVKEQKLQVQAGFNQVPVDTQNAADGMYQLSLLGANGERQIQKVSIKH, encoded by the coding sequence ATGAAGAACCGCTTTACTGTCCTTGTTTCATGGCTGACACTGTTGTGCAGCTATGGCCTCTCACCAGGTGCGTGGGCCCAGACCGTAATTTTCAATGCGAGCCCTTCGGCTCAACCAGGCGAAGCCATTAGCCTACAAGGCAACTTTAGCGCTACCGCCAAAGTCTACCTCTCCGCTGGCTCAGCGTCACCGGTTGCTGTACCCATCCTAACTCAGATGGCAGGTCAGGCAACGGTACAAGTACCTAGCAACTTAGGGGTAAACGTTTACCAAGTATGGGTAGACGATAATGGGCAGGCCAGCCCGCGGGTTTATGTAAACCAAGCACAAGGCCATCATTTCGATTCGCCGGAAGTATCTCCGGGCGGTCGTATGCGGCTCTTCGGCCGTAACCTGCAACTCGGCGGGGGCGGTGCCCAAGTTCGCTTCGTCGGTTCGGGCGGTGGCGATGCCCAAGTAGATGCTAGCCAGAGCGATGCTTATACGCTGGTATTCAACGCACCCACTTCGCTGCAAGCTGGTGTCACGTACCAAGTAGTTGTGAGCAACGGCCGCGGCGCGGAAACCACCGTTGAGCAAACTGTTAAAGGAATCAACGGCGGCAGCGACTATTTCAACCTAGGAGTTGGCTGGGCACCGAAGATCAACTACTCCGGCAACGTATACAACGTAAAAACCGACGGCCGTCTGAGCAAGAAAGCTTCGGGCAATGGTTACGATAACGACTGGGATGCTGTTCAAGGCGCCATCGACAAGGCGTCCAACGACGGTGGGGGAGTAGTATACCTGCCAGCGGGTACTTACAAGCTGGCCCCTGGTGGTGGCGGTAGCCTGATCATGCGCAACCGCGTGGTTGTGCGGGGTGCGGGTAAAGACCAAACGACCATTAAATACGGTTACGGCTGGCCTAGCTCCGATAAGTGGGGCCTCATCTGGGGTGACACTCAGCAGTCAGGTCTTGCCGATTTGAGCCTCCAAAACGTAAATGAGTCGGGTTTCTGGATTCAGAACATGACGGGCCGGGGTACTGAAGTGTTCATGCAGCGCATTCGCTTCGACCTAGGTCAGGGCGACTGGCTCTGGTGGGCTAACTCCAACAAGCTCGTGATTGCCAACTCCGACTTCACGCAGGGCGTTGACGACAAAGCCGGTTACCACGGCCCAATCCAGTTGAATGGCTGCACCAACTTTATCGTAGCAAACAACAACTTCACCTACGCCGTTGACGGCTTGAACCTGAACGGTGCCCACGAAGGCGTATTTGAGAACAACAAAGTCTACCGCGACGGTAGCGCCCGCTATCCTAGCTACTTGGTCAACCACGTGTTGATCCTCAACTTCGCGCAGAACGTAGCTGTTACCAACAACCTGTTCAAAGTAATCAACGGCCCAGCGCAGAACTCCAACGACGGCGAAGCTATCATCGCAGAAGGTGGTGGCAGTGGTGGCGGTCGGGCCGACGAAGATGCTGGTACGGTGACTGCCGCCTGGGGCAACATGCTGCAGGACAACGGCAAATGGTGGGGCCAGCCGCAAAAAAATCCAGTAGTAGCTATCGTGAGTGGCAATGGCACTGGGCAAGTACGGAACATCGTAAGCCGCAATGGCAATGCCCTGACCCTCGACCGGGCTTGGGACGTAGTACCTAGCTCGGGCAGCCGCTACGCTATTTTCAACTGGGGCTCGCGCAACTGGTTGGTAGAAGGCAACACGTTCGAAGGCAACCGCCGGGGAATCACGCTGTACCAGAACGCTACATCGCAAGTTGCTATCGTGAACAACACGCTGACCAACAGCGGTTCAATTGACCTGACGCCTTTCCAAGGTACCGCCGGTTATCAGCAGTTTGTGCCCATGTTCAACAACCAGATTGTGGGTAACAATGTGGGTGGTACGGATGGCTCCAACGGTGTATTCATCGGTGTACACGCTGTGCAGCACTTGCAAGCCAATACCTTTGGTACGGCCGTGATCAACCTGGAAGTGCGGGGCAATACACTGACCGCGCATACACCCAACGTGCCTGCTATCGTTGACGATTCGTACCCAGAAGGATACCTGAACTTTCTTCAGTTCCAGCAGGGTGGCAGCCGCTACAACGATGAGAAGATACCCGCTGTCCTTGGCTCCATCTTCCAGAACAACACCGCTATCAACTGCGCTAACGCAGTTTACCTGAACTCGGGCTCGTATGGTACGCTGGTGTGCAACACCAACCTGATCAACACGCCCAACCTGATGCTCGACAACCGCATTACGGGTGTATCGCACACGTCGGTGGGCACGGCTTCTTGCCTAGGTTCGACGGTTTCATCGCTACGCACGCCAGAAAACCCCGACAACACCGAGGCGGGCCTGACTTACAACTACTACGAAGGTTTCTGGAACCGGATGCCGGACGTAAACTCGATCAGCCCGCTCAAATCTGGTACTGTCAATTCGTTTGACCTAGGTATGCGGCAGCGCGACTACAGCTACCTGATTCGCTACTCGGGCTACATCACGGTGCCAGCTGATGGTCAGTACACCTTCTTCTCTAGCTCCGACGATGGCTCGCGCCTCTACATTGGCTCGACCATGGTGCTCGACAACGATGGTCCGCACGAGGAAAAAGAAGCATCAGGCTCTATTGGCCTAAAGGCTGGTACGCACGCCTTCAGCGTGGAATATTGGCAGAGTGCTGGTAGCCAGGTGTTTGATGTAACGTATCTAGGACCAGGTGTACAAAAGCAACCCGTTACAAGCGCTGTATTGCGCCGTGGCACGGGAGGCCTACGCAACCCTGAAAACCCCACTGTTACTACGGCAGGTCTCGACTACAAGTACGTGGAAGGCTCTTGGAGCACTATTCCGGACTTTGGCGGCCTAGCAGCTACAAAGACGGGCACAACGACGGCATTCGAACTGACTCCGCGTCAGCGCAATACAAGCTACGCCATGCAGTACACGGGCTACATCACCGTGCCTACCGACGGCCAGTACACCTTCTTCACCGGCTCTGATGATGGCTCTAAGCTGTACATCGGCTCCACGCAGGTGGTTGATAACGACGGAATGCACGGCTACGTGGAAAAATCGGGCACCATTGGTCTGAAAGCTGGTACCCACGCCTTAACTGTATCGTATGTGCAAGGTACTGGCGGCCAGAGCCTAGACGTGAGCTACGTAGGTCCGAACATTTCGAAACAGGCTGTACCTGCTTCTGCCTTGCGCCGCTCAACCATGGTGGCTTCTTCCAGCGACTTGCGTGATCCGGAGAACCCAAACAACACCACCAACGGGCTCGACTACAAGTACTACGAAGGCTACTGGAGCAGCTTCCCAGATATGAACAGTGTTAACCCCGTGAAAACTGGTGTTACTACCTCCTTCGACCTAGGTCCACGTCAGCGCGATTATAGCTACGTGATGCAGTACACGGGTTACATCACCGTACCTACGGATGGTCGCTACACCTTCTTCACCGGTTCTGATGATGGCTCCGAGCTGTACATTGGCTCCACGCAGGTAGTCGACAACGATGGACTGCACGAGTACCGTGAGCAGTCGGGCACCATCGGCCTCAAAGCCGGTACCCACGCCTTCACAGTGCTGTACCTGCAAGGAGCGGGCAACCAGACGCTGAACGTAAGCTACCTAGGTCCGAACATCACGAAGCAAGCTATTCCGAGCTCGGCACTAGTACGGACGGCTTCCGGTACAAACCCAGGTCCAAGCACGTCACTGCGCGTACCCGAAAACCCCTCTAACACGGTGGCCGGAATGGACTTCAAATACTACGAAGGCTTCTGGAGCCAGGTGCCAAACTTCAACAACTTGACGCCTGTGAGCACCGGTACCGCTGCTATTCCGAACCTAGATGGTCGCCAGCGCGACTACAACTACGGCCTGATGTACACGGGCTACGTTACGGTGCCTACGGACGGATTGTACACCTTCACGACGGGTTCTGATGACGGCTCTGAGCTCTTTATTGGCTCCACGCAGGTTGTTGATAACGATGGCATCCATAGCTATATTGAGAAATCAGGTACCATTGGCTTACAAGCAGGTACGCACGCCATCACCATCGCTTACGCACAAGGTATAGGTGGACAAAACCTGACTGTGAGCTACGCCGGGCCAAACTTCGCTAAGCAAGTAATCCCAGCCTCTGCTCTGAAGCGTAGTACTACTGGTACGATATATCCAACGCTTACTTCGTCTAACTTGCGCGTGCCGGAAAACCCAGCAAACACCGTATCGGGTATTGATTACAAATACTACGAAGGCTTCTGGAATTCGCTGCCCAACTTCGACGGCCTGAACGTGGTGAAATCGGGTACCCTAGGAGCTCCTGGTTTGGATCCTCGCCAGCGCGACTACGGCTACGCCATCCGCTACACGGGTTACATCACCGTACCAACCGACGGGCAGTACACCTTCTACTCGAGCTCCGACGACGGTACGCAGCTGCTCATCGGCTCGACGCTGGTTGTAAACAACGATGGCTTGCATGATGCCGGTAAATGGCAGTCTGGCTCCATCGGTCTACAGGCTGGTACCCACGCCTTCACGGTTACTTACCTACAACAGGGTGGTGGCCAGGTGCTGAACCTAGCCTACGAAGGTCCTGGCCAGGGCCGGCAATCGGTAACAGGCAACATGATGCGCCGCGTCAACGGCAGCAGCCTGACGGAAACGACTGGCCGCAGCGTGCTCGGCAGCAGCTCGGCCAATGGTCTGAGCGTGTACCCCAACCCGAACGAAGGTGCCTTCACCGTGGAGTTCTCCTCAAAGGTAACGCAAGCGGCTACCCTCACGCTCACCGACAACCTAGGTCGGGTGGTGAAGGAGCAGAAGCTACAGGTGCAAGCTGGTTTCAACCAAGTGCCGGTTGATACGCAGAACGCCGCTGATGGCATGTATCAACTCTCGCTCTTAGGTGCTAACGGCGAGCGTCAGATCCAGAAAGTATCCATCAAGCACTAA
- a CDS encoding FG-GAP-like repeat-containing protein → MSANTTTACYLIRVGAPFARIVSTIGIVSGLANAVQAQAPVVTGLVPGRNAVGAPCSTPVVVRFQQALSRGMATQQALRVFGGVAGGKKAGATTVSGNTLSFEPSTRFSPGETVVATLTTAAQSSTGETLAQPQVFQFTTAAGNGPGTFSGNQEVALTSSPRTVTMGDVDGDGDLDLLTANPNANTISLRLNDGRGTFGSGQEVSVGNQPDQVVLADLDGDGDLDLLSANYGVRLPLPGSVSVRLNDGRGHFSGNSEILVSANLTRLTTGDIDGDGDLDLVAASNSSSNGTVTVHLNDGQGSFSAGNVVGGPANDVVLGDVDADGDLDLLVSRADVVTIRLNNGKGSFPTVQTVGVGGVATSLVLGDLDNDGDLDLLTSNNISDFGGTVSVRLNNGLGIFSGTQEVLVGAGPSAKLGDIDGDGDLDLVTANYGAGIGNSVSVRLNNGLGIFSGTQEVSVGVGVVCAALGDVDGDGDLDLATANSGSNSISVRLNQHLPAPTLASVAPKAAPVGASVSLTGTYFTPTSTVTFNGIAASKVVVSSATQLTAVVPAGANTGLVRVTNASGVSNELPLVVSLTVRPTAPVRNALAAALTTPVALAFNQPLSNQPATQTALKVFSQQAGGLKAGRVQVKGGALTFAPTTAFRAGETVFATLTAAAQSTTNTPATPQVFQFTTATVPSSGVFSGTAEVPFANNVTAQAVGDVDGDGDLDLLVAQGADNTVSVRLNDGTGHFGGSQQVTVGDYPNSIVVGDVDSDGDLDLLTTNYASGTVSVSLNNGAGVFSSTGQVVYVKDNLTAITLGDVDGDADLDLLVANGASANVTSTVSVLLNDGRGFFGGKQDVMVGNYPASLAVGDVDGDGDLDLLVGNQVSNSVSVRLNDGLGVFSGTQELAENVPYQIQLSDVDGDGDLDLLTANIQEGRVNVRRNNGLGDFDEGQSVTVGAYPNSLALGDIDGDGDLDLLVTSNSTSTVSVRLNDSHGIFSGTQEVAVSHTAQSITLADLDGNGTLDVIAASYEGKAVSVRLNQRKEQILGTANASTLATQVSLYPNPAHASVHLLVPANLAQQGVHVRVLNTLGQLMIEQYWTPQQAINSPELALTALAQGTYSLCLSTTQGLLTKRLIVE, encoded by the coding sequence ATGAGTGCCAACACTACTACCGCTTGCTATTTGATCCGTGTAGGTGCTCCTTTTGCACGTATTGTGAGCACGATCGGTATTGTGAGTGGGCTAGCTAATGCAGTGCAAGCACAGGCGCCGGTGGTTACCGGTCTAGTACCCGGGCGCAACGCAGTAGGTGCGCCGTGCTCTACGCCGGTGGTAGTGCGCTTTCAGCAGGCTTTGAGCCGCGGCATGGCGACGCAACAAGCGTTGCGCGTATTTGGTGGAGTAGCAGGTGGCAAGAAAGCAGGAGCAACTACGGTGAGCGGCAACACACTTAGCTTCGAGCCTAGCACCCGTTTCAGCCCCGGCGAAACAGTAGTTGCTACGCTCACGACGGCGGCTCAAAGCAGCACCGGCGAAACACTAGCTCAACCCCAGGTATTTCAGTTTACGACGGCTGCCGGCAACGGGCCAGGCACTTTCAGCGGTAACCAGGAAGTTGCCCTGACCAGCTCGCCGCGTACTGTGACAATGGGCGACGTTGATGGCGACGGCGACCTTGATTTGCTTACCGCCAACCCGAACGCTAACACCATAAGCCTGCGCCTGAACGACGGGCGGGGTACATTCGGCAGCGGCCAGGAGGTATCCGTTGGCAATCAGCCAGACCAGGTAGTGCTAGCCGACCTCGACGGCGATGGGGACCTCGACCTGCTCTCGGCTAACTACGGGGTGCGGCTGCCATTGCCCGGTAGCGTGAGTGTGCGCCTCAACGATGGCCGAGGTCACTTTAGCGGGAACTCAGAGATACTGGTTAGCGCTAACCTCACGCGCTTGACGACTGGTGACATCGACGGTGATGGCGACCTCGACCTGGTAGCGGCTAGCAACAGCAGCAGCAACGGCACCGTAACTGTGCACTTGAACGATGGGCAGGGCAGCTTTAGCGCCGGCAACGTAGTAGGTGGCCCAGCTAACGATGTGGTGCTGGGCGACGTGGATGCCGACGGTGACCTCGACCTGTTAGTGTCGCGCGCTGATGTGGTAACGATTCGCCTGAACAATGGCAAGGGCAGCTTCCCAACCGTGCAAACCGTAGGCGTTGGCGGCGTGGCAACGAGCCTGGTGCTAGGCGACCTAGATAACGACGGGGACCTCGACTTGCTCACCAGCAACAACATAAGTGACTTTGGTGGCACGGTGAGCGTACGCCTCAATAATGGCCTTGGTATTTTTAGTGGCACACAGGAGGTGCTAGTTGGTGCTGGGCCGAGTGCCAAACTCGGCGACATTGATGGGGACGGCGACTTAGATCTGGTAACGGCCAACTATGGCGCGGGCATAGGCAACAGCGTGAGCGTACGGCTCAACAATGGCTTAGGTATCTTCAGTGGCACGCAGGAAGTGTCCGTCGGAGTAGGAGTGGTCTGTGCGGCGCTGGGCGACGTCGATGGTGACGGCGACCTAGACCTCGCTACGGCCAATAGCGGCAGTAACTCTATTAGTGTGCGCCTCAACCAACACTTGCCCGCTCCTACGCTTGCCAGTGTGGCGCCCAAAGCAGCCCCGGTAGGAGCCAGCGTAAGTCTCACGGGTACTTATTTCACGCCTACTAGCACAGTGACCTTCAACGGCATAGCTGCTAGCAAGGTGGTCGTAAGTTCTGCCACTCAGCTGACGGCTGTTGTGCCAGCGGGTGCTAACACTGGCCTTGTGCGGGTGACTAATGCGTCGGGAGTTAGCAACGAACTGCCCTTGGTGGTGAGTTTAACCGTGCGCCCGACGGCACCGGTGCGCAATGCGCTGGCCGCGGCCCTCACGACGCCCGTGGCGCTTGCCTTCAACCAACCGCTGAGCAATCAGCCTGCTACGCAAACGGCGCTCAAGGTGTTTAGTCAGCAGGCGGGCGGGCTAAAAGCAGGTAGAGTCCAGGTGAAAGGCGGCGCTCTGACGTTTGCACCTACAACGGCATTCAGAGCCGGCGAAACGGTTTTTGCTACGCTCACCGCTGCGGCCCAAAGCACCACGAATACGCCGGCTACGCCCCAGGTTTTTCAGTTCACTACGGCAACCGTACCTAGCTCGGGCGTGTTCAGCGGCACTGCCGAAGTACCTTTCGCTAACAATGTTACGGCCCAGGCCGTAGGCGATGTAGACGGTGATGGCGACCTAGATCTGCTCGTGGCCCAAGGCGCCGACAACACTGTAAGTGTGCGTTTGAACGATGGTACGGGGCACTTCGGTGGCTCGCAGCAGGTTACCGTTGGTGATTACCCCAACAGCATTGTGGTGGGCGACGTGGATAGTGACGGCGACCTTGACCTGCTCACGACCAACTACGCCAGTGGTACGGTGAGTGTAAGCCTTAATAATGGAGCTGGCGTTTTCAGTAGTACCGGGCAGGTGGTGTACGTGAAAGACAACCTAACGGCAATTACGCTCGGGGACGTGGATGGGGATGCAGACTTAGATCTGCTGGTCGCCAACGGCGCTAGCGCCAACGTGACGAGCACCGTAAGTGTGCTGCTCAACGACGGCCGTGGCTTCTTCGGCGGAAAGCAAGATGTGATGGTGGGAAATTATCCTGCTAGCCTAGCTGTAGGCGATGTAGATGGCGACGGAGACTTGGACCTGCTCGTCGGTAACCAAGTGAGCAACTCCGTGAGTGTTCGCCTGAACGATGGCCTAGGTGTTTTCAGCGGCACGCAGGAGCTAGCCGAGAACGTACCTTACCAGATTCAGCTAAGCGACGTAGATGGCGATGGTGATCTGGATCTGCTTACCGCCAATATTCAGGAAGGACGCGTGAACGTGCGCCGTAACAATGGATTAGGCGACTTCGATGAGGGGCAGAGCGTAACCGTTGGGGCTTACCCGAATAGCCTAGCCCTGGGCGATATCGATGGGGACGGGGATCTGGATCTGCTCGTGACTAGCAACAGCACAAGCACCGTGAGCGTGCGCCTGAATGATAGCCACGGCATATTTAGCGGTACGCAGGAAGTAGCCGTGAGCCATACGGCCCAGAGCATAACCCTAGCCGACCTCGATGGCAACGGTACGTTGGACGTAATAGCCGCGAGCTATGAGGGGAAAGCGGTGAGTGTGCGCCTGAATCAGCGGAAGGAGCAAATACTGGGTACGGCAAACGCGAGTACGCTTGCCACGCAAGTGAGCCTATACCCCAATCCCGCTCATGCGAGCGTGCACCTGCTCGTACCGGCTAACTTAGCTCAGCAAGGGGTTCACGTACGGGTGCTCAATACTCTAGGGCAGTTGATGATCGAGCAGTATTGGACACCTCAACAGGCCATCAACAGCCCAGAGCTAGCACTTACGGCCCTTGCACAAGGTACATATAGCCTTTGCTTAAGCACCACGCAAGGACTGCTTACTAAGCGCCTGATTGTAGAATAA